Proteins from a genomic interval of Desulfobacterales bacterium:
- a CDS encoding methyltransferase domain-containing protein, translating to MTHSYVHGYDPKENRRLQDQANTLVELLHSDTSYSAGSRVLEAGCGVGAQTITLARNSPDAAFISIDISADSIRQAQKAADNAGFANVEFQQADIFNLTFEPASFDHIFVCHVLEHLAEPTTALNLLRNLIKTDGTITVIEGDHGSAYFYPDSEAAHIAIQCQVELQKQAGGNALIGRALYPLLLDAGFKDIYVSPRMVYADSSKPELVDGFTKNTFTAMIEGIRSDALKAGIVDEDIFDKGIRDLYRTAEADGVFCYTFFKAVAVNK from the coding sequence ATGACCCATTCATATGTTCACGGATACGACCCAAAAGAAAACCGGCGTCTGCAGGATCAGGCCAACACCTTAGTCGAGCTCCTGCATTCCGACACGTCTTATTCGGCCGGCAGCCGGGTGCTGGAAGCCGGTTGCGGCGTGGGGGCGCAAACCATCACTTTGGCGCGCAACAGCCCGGATGCAGCTTTCATTTCCATCGACATATCCGCAGATTCCATTCGCCAAGCCCAAAAAGCGGCAGATAATGCAGGTTTTGCCAATGTAGAATTCCAGCAGGCGGACATTTTCAATTTGACCTTTGAACCCGCATCTTTTGATCACATCTTTGTGTGCCATGTTTTAGAGCATCTTGCGGAGCCGACCACAGCTTTGAACCTTCTCAGAAATCTGATCAAGACCGATGGTACGATTACCGTTATTGAGGGCGATCACGGCTCTGCCTATTTTTACCCGGATAGTGAAGCCGCCCACATCGCCATCCAGTGCCAGGTCGAGCTGCAAAAACAGGCCGGCGGTAATGCGCTGATCGGAAGAGCGCTTTACCCGTTGCTGCTGGACGCAGGATTTAAGGACATTTATGTTTCTCCGCGCATGGTTTATGCTGATTCCAGCAAGCCGGAGCTGGTTGACGGTTTCACCAAAAATACATTTACCGCCATGATCGAAGGCATTCGTAGCGATGCGCTAAAAGCCGGCATCGTCGATGAGGACATTTTTGATAAAGGCATCCGGGACCTGTACCGCACCGCAGAAGCCGATGGTGTTTTTTGCTACACGTTTTTTAAAGCGGTTGCTGTCAATAAATGA